One Oryza sativa Japonica Group chromosome 8, ASM3414082v1 DNA window includes the following coding sequences:
- the LOC107276975 gene encoding uncharacterized protein: MTTKLELMRSNYLKKLLTEIVPALAENSPEAALVVVSDPPVDDVLTYVCIDVAASDTASEGGTDQQLRRRSNKLSPSSLGSVGIMVASAAITEITGAGTTTSPAVAFSLFLVLTVAISLIMSSIIRA, from the exons ATGACGACTAAGCTGGAGCTTATGCGGAGCAACTACTTGAAGAAGCTTCTGACGGAGATCGTGCCGGCACTGGCCGAGAACTCGCCGGAGGCGGCGCTTGTGGTGGTTTCAGACCCGCCCGTCGACGACGTCCTCACCTAC GTTTGTATTGACGTGGCTGCGAGTGACACGGCCAGTGAGGGAGGCACCGATCAGCAACTGCGCCGCCGCAGCAACAAGCTGTCTCCATCGTCCCTCGGCTCCGTCGGGATCATGGTGGCTTCGGCAGCAATCACTGAAATCACCGGCGCCGGCACAACCACCAGCCCGGCGGTGGCTTTCTCTCTGTTTCTTGTACTTACAGTGGCCATCTCTCTGATCATGTCCAGCATTATTCGGGCATAG